The Anaerolineae bacterium genome includes the window ACTAATTGTCTATTACGTCAAAGTTAAGAAGGCGGCGGCTTAACTTCTGCCCATCTGGTGTAAAGCTTGTGCTCAATCCCTAAAACATCCAACACTTTTCCCACAATAAAATTGGTTATATCATCCACTGAGCGAGGCTTATGGTAATAGGCCACCATGGCGGGGAGAATTATACCCCCAGCTTGTTTTACCTTTCGCATGTTATCAATATCCATGAGTGAAAGGGGCGTTTCCCTTGGGACCAGGATAAGAGGCTTTCCCAATCTGAGAGCGTTCTCGGCTGCTCTTGTAATGAGATTGCTGGCATAGCCGTGAGCTATAGCTGCGAGGGTTTTCATGGAGCAGGGTATTACCACCATCGCATCTATGAGGAAAGAAGAGCTGGCCAGGGGGGAGGAAAAATCATCCTCTTCGTAGGAATACGAGCAAGGGAGATAGACATTTTCCCCTAATTCCAGTCTTATAACCTCTCTGGCGATTTTGGAAACTATAAGGTGGACCTCATGGTCTGAGAGATTTTCGAGCAATCTCAGAGCCAGTGGAGCTCCTGAAGCCCCGGTTACACCTACCACGATCCGCAAGGTTTCCTCCCAATTAAAAGGCGGGGATGGATGGGAGTCGAACCCACCGTGGCCGCCTTTATGGCACCCACCTACGGTTTTGAAGACCGCGGGGCCCACCGGGGCCCAACCACCCCCGCTTGATTGAAATTATACCCCACCTCTCCAATTGAAGCAAGTGCAAAATCCATTAGAGCCTGCTACTGTGTTATTGTAAGCGAAGCAATCTCCTGCCTGCACAGCGACCGGAGCCAGAACCCTTATCCCGAAAATCTGGGAGTATCTTCCCAAAACTTCCAAAAGGAAGCGATCAGCCACCCTTTGCAACCCGCCCACGAGTGGGACCCAAAACCGTGGCAAACCCTATGCCCACGAGGGCGGGGAAAAATCTTGGGGTGGAGGGGGGCGGAGCCCCTATCCCGGGGGTCTGGGGGTGTCCCCCAAAAATCTTAAACGTTAAACAGAGTAAAGAAGATCGAGGTAACGCTTCAGAAGCTCTCTTACCATCCCCCGGAAAGGCAGAGAAGCTGCCATACCGTATATAGGGGCGATTTGCCCTTTTTCTAAAGGCTTAGCCTTCACCTCTTCAACAGCCTCTTTCAAGTCTTCGAGAAACCGCTCAGCCACGCCAGGCAGAGTGTGGCGAAGGGTGATGGCTATATGTACAGCTGGGGGGTTCTGCAACCCGTTTAAGTTCCACCCTTTCTTCGCCATCTTCTCCATGACACGATAGATATCAAATCCATCCGAAGCAAAAGCTATTATCCACAAAGGGTCGCCCAGCACCTTTAGCCCCGGGATAGATTCAATACCCTCGCGAATCTTATGGGCTGTTTCCAGAATGCGCCTTGTAGCCTCT containing:
- a CDS encoding UbiX family flavin prenyltransferase, with the translated sequence MRIVVGVTGASGAPLALRLLENLSDHEVHLIVSKIAREVIRLELGENVYLPCSYSYEEDDFSSPLASSSFLIDAMVVIPCSMKTLAAIAHGYASNLITRAAENALRLGKPLILVPRETPLSLMDIDNMRKVKQAGGIILPAMVAYYHKPRSVDDITNFIVGKVLDVLGIEHKLYTRWAEVKPPPS